One stretch of Cyclopterus lumpus isolate fCycLum1 chromosome 10, fCycLum1.pri, whole genome shotgun sequence DNA includes these proteins:
- the zdhhc2 gene encoding palmitoyltransferase ZDHHC2 has protein sequence MAPSGSRSIKNGCKRVLYWIPVLFIALIVAWSYYAYVLQLCIESIEHTGEKVIYLLVYHVIFVMFVWAYWQTICTRPSNPLKEFHLSYSDKELLEREDRGESQQEILRRISRDLPIHTRTNSGAIRFCDRCQLLKPDRCHHCSVCDRCILKMDHHCPWVNNCVGFSNYKFFMLFLAYSLLYCLFITATDLQYFIKFWLNGLPDTQAKFHILFLFFSASMFSVSLASLLTYHCWLVCKNRSTLEAVRAPVFRHGTDKSGFSLGLRKNFRQVFGDEVKYWPIPVFTGLGDGCSFPTCLVNVDPEQPSTSPTGSNPANKSAAEGRQFPSKPLTESQSRLLTSTPSWSENDSATGRKGANNPGMTIENEA, from the exons ATGGCACCGTCGGGCTCGCGTAGTATCAAGAACGGCTGTAAGAGAGTTCTGTACTGGATCCCGGTCCTCTTCATCGCCCTCATAGTGGCGTGGTCATACTACGCCTATGTGTTGCAGCTTTGCATAG agTCTATCGAGCACACCGGAGAGAAGG TGATATACTTGCTGGTGTATCATGTCATCTTCGTCATGTTTGTGTGGGCGTACTGGCAGACCATCTGCACCAGGCCCTCCAACCCCCTGAAGGAG TTTCACCTGTCCTACTCTGACAAAGAGCTGCTGGAGCGTGAAGACCGGGGGGAGTCTCAGCAGGAGATCTTGAGGAGGATATCCAGGGATCTGCCCATCCACACGCGCACCAACTCTGGAG CAATCCGTTTCTGTGACCGCTGCCAGCTGCTGAAGCCTGATCGATGTCACCATTGTTCCGTCTGTGATCG ATGCATCCTGAAGATGGATCACCACTGCCCATG GGTGAACAACTGCGTGGGATTCTCCAACTACAAGTTTTTCATGCTGTTCTTGGCGTATTCGCTGCTCTACTGCCTTTTCATAACTGCAACAGATCTGCAGTACTTCATTAAGTTCTGGCTG AACGGCCTCCCAGACACTCAGGCCAAGTTCCACAtcctgttcctcttcttctcggCCTCCATGTTCTCCGTCAGCCTGGCGTCACTTTTAACCTATCACTGCTGGCTCGTCTGCAAGAACCGATCCACCCTCG AGGCCGTGCGTGCTCCAGTGTTCCGCCACGGCACCGATAAGAGCGGCTTCAGTCTGGGCTTGAGGAAGAACTTCCGCCAGGTCTTTGGGGATGAAGTTAAATACTGGCCCATTCCTGTTTTCACCGG TTTAGGTGACGGGTGCTCGTTCCCAACCTGCCTGGTGAATGTGGACCCGGAGCAGCCCTCAACATCGCCCACTGGCTCCAACCCTGCCAACAAGAG TGCAGCAGAGGGCCGCCAGTTCCCCTCCAAGCCACTGACGGAGTCTCAGAGTCGACTGCTCACCAGCACCCCCTCCTGGTCAGAGAATGACAGTGCAACAGGCCGGAAGG GTGCCAATAACCCGGGGATGACCATTGAAAATGAGGCGTGA
- the cnot7 gene encoding CCR4-NOT transcription complex subunit 7, translated as MPTATVDHNQKICEVWANNLEEELKKIRHVIRKYNYIAMDTEFPGVVARPIGEFRSNADYQYQLLRCNVDLLKIIQLGLTFMNEQGEYPPGTSTWQFNFKFNLTEDMYAQDSIELLTTSGIQFKKHEDEGIETLYFAELLMTSGVVLCDGVKWLSFHSGYDFGYLIKILANANLPEEEVDFFEILRLYFPVIYDVKYLMKSCKNLKGGLQEVAEQLELERIGPQHQAGSDSLLTGMAFFKMREMFFEDHIDDAKYCGHLYGLGSGSAYTQNGTGNAYKEEANKQQS; from the exons ATGCCCACTGCTACTGTGGATCACAACCAAAAGATATGTGAGGTTTGGGCCAacaacctggaggaggagctgaagaagatcCGACATGTCATCCGAAAATACAACTACATTGCTATG GACACAGAGTTTCCAGGTGTGGTAGCCAGACCGATCGGAGAGTTCAGGAGCAACGCCGACTATCAGTACCAGCTACTGCGCTGCAATGTGGACTTGCTCAAGATAATCCAACTGGGCCTCACTTTTATGAACGAGCAGGGCGAATACCCCCCGGGAACATCGACGTGGCAGTTCAATTTTAAGTTTAACCTCAC AGAAGATATGTATGCGCAGGACTCCATTGAGCTCCTGACCACTTCAGGGATTCAGTTCAAGAAGCACGAGGACGAAGGCATCGAGACGCTGTACTTTGCAGAGCTGCTGATGACATCAGGGGTGGTGCTCTGTGATGGGGTCAAGTGGCTGTCTTTTCACAG TGGCTATGACTTCGGATACCTGATCAAGATTCTGGCCAACGCTAACCTGcccgaggaggaggtggacttCTTTGAGATCCTTCGCTTGTACTTTCCAGTCATTTATGATGTCAAGTATCTCATGAAGAGTTGTAAAAACCTGAAG gGCGGGCTGCAGGAAGTAGCTGAGCAACTGGAGCTGGAGAGGATCGGACCGCAGCATCAGGCCGGCTCTGACTCTCTACTCACAGGCATGGCTTTCTTCAAGATGAGAGAG ATGTTCTTTGAGGATCACATCGACGATGCAAAGTACTGTGGTCACCTGTATGGGCTGGGCTCTGGCTCCGCCTACACCCAGAACGGAACGGGCAACGCGTACAAAGAGGAGGCTAACAAGCAGCAGTCATGA
- the mtmr7a gene encoding myotubularin-related protein 7a, protein MEHIRLPKVENVRLLDRVSPRRSRVGTLYLTATHTIFVENEAGVRNETWVLHSLVCSVEKQAATASGCSLLVRCKNFQVLHFVVPRERECHDVHLSLQRLSQPERCEELYCFSYKPNVDEAERRQEWDFLDLKADYSRMGLPNSLWKFSPVNQHYKVSDTYPADLFVPQSATPPVIVGSSKFRSRGRFPTLSYYSKENHAAICRSSQPLSGFSARCLEDEQMLEAILRSNPRSDFMYVVDTRPKLNAIANRAAGKGYENEDNYSNIKFQFIGIENIHVMRNSQQKMLEVCELRSPSMSDFLEGLESSGWLKHIKAVLDAGIFIAKAVAEEGVSVLVHCSDGWDRTAQVCSVASVLLDPHYRTLRGLMVLIEKDWVSFGHKFSHRCNHLVGDPKEVSPAIDQFLESVWQLMEQFPCAFEFNARFLITIHSHVYSCQYGNFIGNNQRERVELRLRERTHSLWSYLWKNQTDYINPLYRPDHSQTQGLLRPSTAPYCFKSWRGLYNRFDPGMHPRQSVEDYLSAIQEETQQLEEQLASHKQKIAQLEQDQEGSVTQEAVSFDRSPTAWALGSDLGLANTPQDYTGCFVTSSPCQPKAPDGSLVLLTQDSNLSNGSDQESGIADVSCRSPLSEDSTRDPDSDEAAYSAA, encoded by the exons ATGGAGCACATCCGACTACCGAAG GTGGAGAACGTCAGGCTGCTTGACAGAGTCTCCCCCAGAAGAAGTAGGGTGGGCACCCTCTACCTGACAGCCACGCACACCATCTTTGTGGAGAATGAGGCCGGAGTGCGCAATGAAACCTGG GTGCTTCACAGTTTGGTGTGCAGCGTGGAGAAGCAAGCCGCCACGGCCTCGGGATGCTCTCTGCTCGTCCGCTGCAAGAACTTCCAGGTCCTTCACTTCGTCGTACCCCGGGAGCGAGAGTGCCACGATGTTCACCTGTCCCTACAGCGTCTCTCCCAGCCAG AGCGTTGCGAGGAGCTGTACTGCTTCTCCTATAAACCCAACGTCGATGAGGCGGAGAGACGGCAGGAATGGGACTTTTTGGACCTCAAGGCTGATTACAGCAGAATGGGACTCCCAAACTCCCTGTGGAAATTCTCCCCTGTCAACCAACACTACAAG gtGAGCGACACGTACCCCGCTGACCTGTTCGTGCCTCAGTCCGCCACACCTCCGGTCATAGTGGGGAGCTCCAAGTTCAGGAGCAGAGGCAGATTTCCTACTCTCTCGTACTACTCCAAAGAAAATCAT GCCGCCATCTGCCGCAGCAGCCAGCCCCTGTCGGGTTTCAGCGCTCGCTGCCTGGAGGATGAACAGATGCTGGAGGCCATCTTGAGGTCCAATCCCCGCAGCGACTTCATGTATGTGGTGGACACTCGGCCTAAG CTGAATGCAATTGCAAACCGAGCTGCAGGAAAAGGCTACGAAAACGAGGACAACTACTCCAACATTAAATTCCAGTTCATCGGCATCGAGAACATCCACGTCATGAGAAACAGCCAGCAGAAAATGCTGGAAG TGTGTGAGCTGCGTTCCCCCTCCATGTCCGACTTCCTGGAAGGTCTGGAAAGCTCAGGCTGGCTGAAGCACATCAAAGCTGTTTTGGATGCAGGCATCTTCATCGCCAAG gctGTTGCAGAGGAGGGGGTCAGTGTCCTGGTGCACTGTTCAGACGGTTGGGACCGCACTGCCCAGGTGTGTTCAGTGGCCTCTGTGCTGCTGGATCCTCACTACAGGACCCTCAGAGGACTCATG GTTCTAATTGAGAAAGACTGGGTCTCATTTGGACACAAGTTCTCTCACAG atGCAACCACCTGGTTGGAGACCCGAAGGAGGTGTCCCCCGCCATCGATCAGTTCCTGGAGAGCGTGTGGCAGCTTATGGAGCAGTTCCCCTGTGCCTTTGAGTTCAACGCCAGGTTCCTCATCACCATTCACAGCCACGTCTACTCCTGCCAGTACGGCAACTTCATTGGCAACAACCAGCGGGAGAGGGTGGAGCTGCG ATTGCGTGAGAGGACTCACTCTTTGTGGAGTTATCTGTGGAAGAACCAGACCGACTACATCAACCCTCTGTACCGACCAGACCACAGCCAGACACAGGGGCTCCTCCGGCCCTCTACTGCCCCCTACTGCTTTAA GTCTTGGAGGGGGCTGTACAACCGGTTTGACCCAGGGATGCATCCTCGACAGTCTGTGGAGGACTATCTGAGTGCCATCCAGGAGGAGacgcagcagctggaggagcagctggctTCACACAAACAG AAAATTGCTCAGCTGGAGCAGGACCAGGAGGGGAGTGTTACCCAGGAAGCCGTCTCCTTTGATAGGAGCCCCACAGCGTGGGCTCTTGGCAGTGACCTGGGTCTGGCCAACACCCCTCAGGACTACACCGGGTGCTTCGTCACCAGCAGCCCCTGTCAGCCTAAAGCGCCAGACGGCAGCCTGGTCCTCCTGACCCAGGACTCCAACCTGTCCAACGGCAGCGACCAGGAGTCCGGGATCGCGGACGTGAGCTGTCGCTCGCCTCTCAGTGAGGACAGCACCAGGGACCCCGACTCTGATGAGGCCGCCTACTCAGCTGCCTGA